The proteins below are encoded in one region of Streptomyces ficellus:
- a CDS encoding acetate kinase: protein MTTESTAPVTDPTRVLVLNSGSSSVKYQLLDMRDGARLAVGLVERIGEETSRLVHTPLTDGGGEKRERTAPVADHAAALKAVAEELAADGLGLDSPELAAIGHRVVHGGLRFSAPTVIDDDVLAEVERLVPVAPLHNPANITGIRTARALRPDLPQVAVFDTAFHTTMPEYAARYAIDTETADAHRIRRYGFHGTSHAYVSRRVAGLLGKDPSEVNVIVLHLGNGASASAVAGGRCVDTSMGLTPLEGLVMGTRSGDVDPAVVFHLERVAGMSSDEIDVLLNKKSGLVGLCGDNDMREIRRRIDEGDERARLAFDIYIHRLKKYIGAYYAVLGRVDAVAFTAGVGENAAPVREAAVAGLEELGLAVDAGLNAVRSPEPRLISPGYARVAVAVVPTDEELEIAQQTYSLVTSPAH from the coding sequence ATGACGACAGAAAGCACCGCACCCGTGACCGACCCCACCCGTGTCCTCGTCCTGAACTCCGGCTCCTCGTCGGTGAAGTACCAGCTCCTCGACATGCGCGACGGTGCGCGTCTCGCGGTCGGGCTGGTCGAGCGGATCGGCGAGGAAACGTCCCGCCTGGTCCACACGCCGCTGACGGACGGCGGTGGGGAGAAGCGTGAGCGCACCGCCCCGGTCGCCGACCACGCGGCGGCCCTGAAGGCGGTCGCCGAGGAACTGGCGGCGGACGGCCTCGGCCTGGACTCGCCCGAGCTGGCCGCGATCGGGCACCGGGTGGTGCACGGCGGGCTGAGGTTCTCGGCGCCGACGGTCATCGACGACGACGTCCTCGCCGAGGTCGAGCGCCTGGTCCCGGTCGCGCCCCTGCACAACCCGGCGAACATCACCGGCATCCGCACCGCGCGGGCGCTGCGCCCGGACCTGCCGCAGGTGGCGGTGTTCGACACCGCGTTCCACACCACGATGCCGGAGTACGCGGCGCGGTACGCGATCGACACCGAGACCGCGGACGCGCACCGCATCCGCCGGTACGGCTTCCACGGCACCTCCCACGCGTACGTGTCGCGCCGGGTGGCGGGGCTGCTGGGCAAGGACCCGTCCGAGGTGAACGTGATCGTGCTGCACCTGGGCAACGGGGCCTCGGCGTCGGCGGTGGCGGGCGGCCGGTGCGTGGACACCTCGATGGGACTGACCCCCTTGGAGGGGCTCGTGATGGGTACCCGCTCCGGCGACGTCGATCCCGCGGTCGTTTTCCACCTGGAGCGGGTGGCCGGAATGTCGTCCGACGAGATCGACGTCCTGCTGAACAAGAAGAGCGGATTGGTGGGGCTTTGCGGCGACAATGACATGCGGGAGATCCGCCGGCGGATCGACGAGGGCGACGAGCGGGCGCGGCTCGCGTTCGACATTTACATCCACCGGCTGAAGAAGTACATCGGCGCCTATTACGCGGTGCTCGGCCGGGTGGACGCGGTGGCGTTCACGGCGGGTGTGGGCGAGAACGCGGCCCCGGTGCGGGAAGCTGCCGTCGCGGGCCTGGAGGAGCTGGGCCTGGCGGTGGACGCGGGTCTGAACGCGGTGCGCTCGCCGGAGCCCCGGCTGATCTCGCCCGGGTACGCCCGGGTGGCGGTCGCCGTGGTGCCGACGGACGAGGAGCTGGAAATCGCGCAGCAGACCTACTCACTGGTCACTTCGCCGGCCCATTGA
- a CDS encoding ATP-dependent 6-phosphofructokinase, producing the protein MRIGVLTAGGDCPGLNAVIRSVVHRAMTGHGDEVIGFEDGFKGLLDGHYRPLDLNAVSGILARGGTILGSARLERARLREAAENCEEIQKRYGIDVLIPIGGEGTLTAARMLSDAGMPVVGVPKTIDNDISSTDRTFGFDTAVTVATEAIDRLKTTAESHQRVMVVEVMGRHAGWIALESGMAGGAHGICLPERPFEVDDLVKMVEERFSRGKKFAVVCVAEGAHPAEGSMEYEKGAIDQFGHERFQGIGNRLAAELEKRLGKEARPVILGHVQRGGVPTAYDRVLATRFGWHAVEAAHRKEFGNMTALRGTDVVMVPLAHAVTRLKTVPENRMYEAESVF; encoded by the coding sequence ATGCGTATCGGAGTTCTCACCGCAGGCGGCGACTGCCCCGGCCTGAACGCCGTGATCCGGTCGGTCGTGCACCGCGCCATGACGGGCCACGGCGACGAGGTGATCGGCTTCGAGGACGGGTTCAAGGGCCTCCTCGACGGTCACTACCGGCCGCTCGACCTGAACGCGGTCAGCGGCATCCTGGCCCGTGGCGGCACCATCCTCGGCTCCGCCCGGCTGGAGCGCGCGCGGCTGCGGGAGGCGGCCGAGAACTGCGAGGAGATCCAGAAGCGATACGGCATCGACGTCCTCATCCCCATCGGCGGCGAGGGCACGCTGACCGCCGCGCGGATGCTGTCGGACGCCGGGATGCCAGTGGTCGGCGTGCCGAAGACCATCGACAACGACATCTCCTCCACCGACCGCACCTTCGGCTTCGACACGGCCGTGACGGTGGCGACGGAGGCCATAGACCGTCTGAAGACCACCGCCGAGTCCCACCAGCGGGTGATGGTCGTGGAGGTCATGGGCCGGCACGCCGGCTGGATCGCCCTGGAGTCCGGCATGGCGGGCGGCGCGCACGGCATCTGCCTGCCCGAGCGGCCCTTCGAGGTCGACGACCTGGTGAAGATGGTCGAGGAGCGGTTCTCGCGCGGCAAGAAGTTCGCGGTCGTCTGCGTCGCCGAGGGCGCCCACCCGGCCGAGGGCTCGATGGAGTACGAGAAGGGCGCCATCGACCAGTTCGGCCACGAGCGGTTCCAGGGCATCGGCAACCGGCTCGCCGCCGAGCTGGAGAAGCGGCTGGGCAAGGAGGCCCGGCCGGTCATCCTGGGCCACGTCCAGCGGGGCGGCGTGCCGACCGCGTACGACCGCGTCCTCGCGACCCGCTTCGGCTGGCACGCGGTGGAGGCCGCCCACCGCAAGGAGTTCGGCAACATGACGGCCCTGCGCGGCACGGACGTGGTGATGGTCCCGCTCGCCCACGCCGTGACGCGGCTGAAGACGGTGCCGGAGAACCGTATGTACGAGGCGGAATCGGTCTTCTGA
- a CDS encoding sensor histidine kinase, with the protein MRLPRPRPRPRSLAGQLFAMQVVLVAAVVAGCALFAYADDRDQAEETARRQATATATAVARSPSVVDAARSKDPTAALQPYAASLTGDPGVTFVTIMAPDGTRWTHPEPDEIGRTYLGHIDAAQRGETYTETYRGTLGPSVRTVAPVFDRGRVVGLVSAGITVDRISEQLGKQVTALLGMAGAALALGGAGTYVINARLRRHTHGMNAGELSRMHDYHEAALHAVREGLVMLDGRRRIALINDGARELLGLGDDVVGTPVAELGLPASLTGALLGAEPRVDELHLTADRVLVVSTRPVVGGERRGTVVTLRDHTELQALSGELDSERGFTQALRSQAHEAANRLHTVVSLIELGRVDEAVDFATAELELAQALTDRVVDAVGEPVLAALLLGKAARANERGVELVLTPDSRIDDGVLPPALPARDLVTILGNLIDNALEAARGTHAARVTVTARADGDGGELLLRVADSGPGVGPDDHDAVFERGWSTRGPGRGLGLALVRQAARRARGTIELGRGPDGGAAFTVRLPLGGHRAAGPAGATAGVTAGGEGEAP; encoded by the coding sequence ATGCGTCTCCCGCGCCCCCGACCCCGCCCCCGCAGCCTCGCGGGCCAGCTCTTCGCGATGCAGGTGGTCCTGGTGGCCGCCGTCGTCGCGGGGTGCGCGCTCTTCGCGTACGCCGACGACCGCGACCAGGCCGAGGAGACCGCGCGCCGGCAGGCGACGGCCACCGCGACGGCGGTCGCCCGCTCCCCGTCGGTGGTGGACGCCGCCCGCTCCAAGGACCCGACGGCCGCGCTCCAGCCGTACGCGGCCTCCCTCACCGGCGACCCGGGCGTCACCTTCGTGACGATCATGGCGCCGGACGGCACCCGGTGGACGCACCCGGAGCCGGACGAGATCGGCCGGACGTATCTGGGGCACATCGACGCCGCCCAGCGGGGTGAGACGTACACCGAGACCTACCGGGGGACGCTCGGGCCCTCGGTGCGGACGGTGGCGCCGGTGTTCGACCGGGGCCGGGTGGTGGGCCTGGTGAGCGCGGGCATCACCGTGGACCGGATCAGTGAGCAGCTGGGCAAGCAGGTCACCGCGCTGCTCGGGATGGCGGGCGCGGCACTGGCGCTCGGCGGCGCCGGTACGTACGTGATCAACGCACGGCTGCGGCGGCACACGCACGGGATGAACGCCGGGGAGCTGAGCCGGATGCACGACTACCACGAGGCCGCGCTGCACGCGGTGCGCGAGGGCCTGGTGATGCTGGACGGGCGGCGGCGGATCGCGCTGATCAACGACGGGGCGCGGGAGCTGCTGGGGCTCGGCGACGACGTGGTGGGCACACCGGTGGCGGAGCTGGGCCTGCCCGCATCCCTGACCGGCGCGCTGCTCGGCGCCGAGCCGCGCGTGGACGAGCTGCACCTGACGGCCGACCGGGTGCTGGTGGTGTCGACCCGGCCGGTGGTGGGCGGTGAGCGGCGCGGAACGGTGGTGACCCTGCGGGACCACACCGAGTTGCAGGCGCTGTCGGGCGAGCTGGACTCGGAGCGCGGGTTCACCCAGGCGCTGCGCTCGCAGGCGCACGAGGCGGCGAACCGGCTGCACACGGTGGTGTCGCTGATCGAGCTGGGGCGCGTGGACGAGGCGGTCGACTTCGCCACGGCGGAGCTGGAGCTGGCGCAGGCGCTCACCGACCGGGTGGTCGACGCGGTCGGCGAGCCGGTGCTGGCGGCGCTGCTGCTGGGCAAGGCGGCCCGGGCGAACGAGCGGGGCGTGGAGCTGGTGCTGACGCCCGACAGCCGGATCGACGACGGCGTCCTGCCGCCGGCGCTCCCGGCCCGCGACCTGGTGACGATCCTGGGCAACTTGATCGACAACGCCCTGGAGGCCGCCCGCGGGACGCACGCCGCCCGTGTCACGGTGACCGCGCGGGCGGACGGCGACGGCGGTGAGCTGCTGCTGCGGGTCGCCGACTCCGGCCCGGGCGTCGGCCCGGACGACCACGACGCCGTCTTCGAACGCGGCTGGTCCACCCGCGGTCCCGGCCGGGGGCTCGGGCTCGCCCTCGTGCGCCAGGCCGCGCGGCGCGCCCGGGGCACGATCGAGCTGGGCCGGGGCCCGGACGGGGGCGCCGCGTTCACCGTCCGCCTGCCGCTGGGCGGTCACCGGGCGGCGGGACCGGCCGGAGCGACGGCCGGCGTGACGGCCGGCGGCGAGGGGGAGGCGCCGTGA
- the pyk gene encoding pyruvate kinase, producing MRRSKIVCTLGPAVDSYEQLKALIEAGMNVARFNMSHGSHAEHEERYHRLRQAAEDTGRAVGVLADLQGPKIRLETFAEGPVELVRGDEFTITTEDVPGDKSICGTTYKGLPGDVSKGDQILINDGNVELRVIEVDGQRVKSIVVEGGVISDHKGINLPGAAVNVPALSEKDVEDLRFALRMGCDLVALSFVRDADDVKDVHKVMDEVGRRVPVIAKVEKPQAVENMQDVVMAFDGVMVARGDLAVEYPLERVPMVQKRLIELCRRNAKPVIVATQMMESMITNSRPTRAEASDVANAILDGADAVMLSAESSVGAYPIETVKTMSKIVTAAEEELLSKGLQPLVPGKKPRTQGGSVARAAAEIADFLDGKALIAFTKSGDTARRLSRYRAQQPILAFTTEVATRNQLALSWGVESFVVPHVDNTDAMVDLVDAELLKLQRYNAGDTMVITAGSPPGVPGTTNMVRVHHLGGETRA from the coding sequence ATGCGCCGTTCCAAAATCGTCTGCACACTGGGCCCCGCCGTCGACTCGTACGAGCAGCTGAAAGCTCTCATCGAGGCCGGTATGAACGTGGCCCGCTTCAACATGAGCCACGGATCCCACGCTGAGCACGAGGAGCGGTACCACCGCCTCCGCCAGGCCGCCGAGGACACCGGCCGCGCCGTGGGCGTGCTCGCCGACCTCCAGGGCCCGAAGATCCGTCTGGAAACGTTCGCGGAGGGACCGGTCGAGCTGGTCCGCGGGGACGAGTTCACCATCACCACCGAGGACGTCCCGGGCGACAAGTCCATCTGCGGCACCACGTACAAGGGCCTGCCCGGCGACGTCTCCAAGGGCGACCAGATCCTGATCAACGACGGCAACGTCGAGCTGCGCGTCATCGAGGTCGACGGCCAGCGCGTCAAGTCGATCGTCGTCGAGGGCGGGGTCATCTCCGACCACAAGGGCATCAACCTGCCGGGTGCCGCCGTCAACGTCCCGGCCCTGTCCGAGAAGGACGTCGAGGACCTGCGGTTCGCGCTGCGGATGGGCTGCGACCTGGTCGCCCTGTCCTTCGTGCGCGACGCCGACGACGTCAAGGACGTCCACAAGGTGATGGACGAGGTCGGCCGCCGCGTGCCGGTCATCGCCAAGGTCGAGAAGCCGCAGGCCGTCGAGAACATGCAGGACGTCGTCATGGCGTTCGACGGCGTGATGGTGGCCCGTGGCGACCTCGCCGTGGAGTACCCGCTGGAGCGGGTGCCGATGGTGCAGAAGCGCCTCATCGAGCTGTGCCGCCGCAACGCCAAGCCGGTGATCGTGGCGACCCAGATGATGGAGTCGATGATCACCAACTCCCGCCCGACGCGCGCCGAGGCGTCCGACGTCGCCAACGCGATCCTGGACGGCGCGGACGCGGTCATGCTCTCCGCCGAGTCGTCGGTCGGCGCGTACCCGATCGAGACCGTCAAGACGATGTCGAAGATCGTGACCGCCGCGGAGGAGGAGCTGCTCTCCAAGGGCCTCCAGCCCCTGGTCCCCGGCAAGAAGCCCCGCACCCAGGGCGGCTCGGTCGCCCGCGCCGCCGCCGAGATCGCGGACTTCCTGGACGGCAAGGCCCTCATCGCCTTCACCAAGTCCGGCGACACCGCCCGCCGCCTCTCCCGCTACCGCGCCCAGCAGCCGATCCTCGCCTTCACCACCGAGGTCGCCACCCGCAACCAGCTCGCCCTGAGCTGGGGCGTCGAGTCGTTCGTGGTCCCCCACGTCGACAACACCGACGCGATGGTCGACCTCGTCGACGCCGAGCTGCTGAAGCTCCAGCGCTACAACGCGGGCGACACCATGGTCATCACCGCCGGCTCGCCCCCCGGCGTCCCGGGCACCACCAACATGGTCCGCGTCCACCACCTGGGCGGCGAGACCCGCGCCTGA
- the pta gene encoding phosphate acetyltransferase produces MARSVYVTGIDRGDGRQVVELGVMELLTRQVDRVGVFRPLVHDGPDRLFDLLRARYRLSQDPATVYGMDYQEASALQAEKGTDELVAQLVDRFHRVARDYEVVLVLGTDFHATQLPEELALNARLANEFGAPVIPVVGGKGQDADSVRAETRNAFRAYESLGCDVLAMVANRVAPDDRDALAERLASRLPVPCYVLPDEPALSAPTVAQITQALGAEVVLGDDSGLARDALDFVFGGAMLPNFLNALTPGCLVVTPGDRADLVVGALAAHSAGTPPIAGVLLTLNERPSREILTLAGRLAPGTPVVSVSGNSFPTAAELFSLEGKLNAATPRKAETALGLFERHVDTGDLLKRISLARSGRVTPMMFEHALLEQARAERRRVVLPEGAEERVLRAADVLVRRSVCDLTLLGDVEVIRKKAADLGVDLKDTQLIDPATSELRQRFAERYAELRAHKGVSVELAYDVVSDVNYFGTLMVQEGLADGMVSGSVHSTAATIRPAFEIIKTKPDASIVSSVFFMCLADKVLVYGDCAVNPDPNAEQLADIAVQSAATAARFGVEPRIAMLSYSTGTSGSGADVDKVREATKLVRGAHPELRIEGPIQYDAAVEPSVAATKLPGSEVAGQATVLIFPDLNTGNNTYKAVQRSAGAVAVGPVLQGLRKPVNDLSRGALVSDIVNTVAITAIQSQPTA; encoded by the coding sequence GTGGCGCGCAGCGTGTACGTGACCGGGATCGACCGCGGGGACGGCCGACAGGTCGTGGAGCTGGGAGTCATGGAGCTCCTGACCCGCCAGGTGGACCGGGTGGGGGTGTTCCGGCCGCTGGTGCACGACGGTCCCGACCGGCTGTTCGACCTGTTGCGGGCGCGCTACCGGCTGTCGCAGGACCCGGCCACCGTCTACGGCATGGACTACCAGGAGGCGTCCGCCCTCCAGGCCGAGAAGGGCACGGACGAACTCGTCGCCCAGCTCGTCGACCGCTTCCACCGGGTGGCCCGGGACTACGAGGTGGTCCTGGTGCTCGGCACCGACTTCCACGCCACGCAGCTGCCCGAGGAGCTGGCGCTGAACGCCCGGCTCGCCAACGAGTTCGGCGCCCCCGTGATACCCGTGGTCGGCGGCAAGGGCCAGGACGCCGACTCGGTGCGCGCCGAGACCCGCAACGCCTTCCGGGCGTACGAGAGCCTCGGCTGCGACGTCCTCGCCATGGTCGCCAACCGGGTGGCGCCCGATGACCGCGACGCCCTCGCCGAACGCCTCGCGTCCCGGCTGCCCGTGCCCTGTTACGTCCTGCCCGACGAGCCCGCGCTGTCCGCGCCGACGGTCGCGCAGATCACCCAGGCGCTGGGCGCCGAGGTGGTGCTCGGCGACGACTCAGGCCTCGCCCGCGACGCCCTGGACTTCGTCTTCGGCGGCGCCATGCTGCCGAACTTCCTCAACGCCCTGACCCCCGGCTGCCTGGTGGTCACCCCCGGCGACCGTGCCGACCTGGTGGTGGGGGCGCTGGCCGCGCACTCGGCCGGGACGCCGCCGATCGCGGGCGTCCTGCTCACGCTGAACGAGCGGCCGAGCCGGGAGATCCTCACCCTCGCCGGGCGGCTCGCCCCCGGCACCCCGGTGGTCTCGGTGAGCGGCAACAGCTTCCCGACGGCCGCCGAGCTGTTCTCGCTGGAGGGCAAGCTGAACGCGGCGACGCCCCGCAAGGCCGAGACCGCGCTGGGGCTGTTCGAGCGGCACGTGGACACCGGGGACCTGCTGAAGCGGATCTCGCTGGCGCGCAGCGGCCGGGTCACACCGATGATGTTCGAGCACGCGCTGCTGGAGCAGGCGCGGGCGGAGCGGCGCCGGGTGGTGCTGCCGGAGGGCGCGGAGGAGCGCGTCCTGCGCGCCGCCGACGTCCTCGTACGCCGCTCGGTGTGCGACCTGACGCTGCTGGGCGACGTCGAGGTGATCCGCAAGAAGGCCGCCGACCTGGGCGTCGACCTGAAGGACACGCAGCTGATCGACCCGGCCACCAGCGAGCTGCGCCAGCGCTTCGCGGAGCGGTACGCGGAGCTGCGCGCCCACAAGGGCGTCAGCGTGGAGCTGGCGTACGACGTGGTGTCGGACGTCAACTACTTCGGCACGCTGATGGTCCAGGAGGGCCTGGCGGACGGCATGGTGTCGGGCTCGGTCCACTCGACGGCGGCGACGATCCGGCCGGCCTTCGAGATCATCAAGACCAAGCCGGACGCCTCGATCGTCTCCTCCGTCTTCTTCATGTGCCTGGCCGACAAGGTGCTGGTGTACGGCGACTGCGCGGTCAACCCGGACCCGAACGCCGAGCAGCTCGCCGACATCGCCGTGCAGTCGGCGGCGACGGCGGCCCGGTTCGGCGTGGAGCCGCGGATCGCGATGCTGTCGTACTCGACCGGCACGTCGGGCTCGGGCGCCGACGTGGACAAGGTGCGCGAGGCGACGAAGCTGGTGCGCGGGGCGCACCCGGAGCTGCGGATCGAGGGCCCGATCCAGTACGACGCGGCCGTCGAGCCGTCCGTCGCGGCGACGAAGCTGCCGGGCTCGGAGGTGGCCGGCCAGGCCACGGTGCTGATCTTCCCGGACCTCAACACCGGCAACAACACCTACAAGGCCGTGCAGCGTTCGGCGGGCGCGGTGGCCGTGGGCCCCGTCCTCCAGGGCCTGCGCAAGCCGGTCAACGACCTGTCGCGCGGGGCCCTCGTCAGCGACATCGTGAACACGGTCGCGATCACCGCGATCCAGTCCCAGCCCACCGCCTGA
- a CDS encoding response regulator, which translates to MTGRPGAGIRVLVVEDDPVAADAHALYAGRVAGFTVVGVAHSRAAAVRLLERTAVDLILLDLYLPDGHGLHLLRSLRAAGHHADVIAVTSARDLAVVREGVSLGVVQYVLKPFTFATLRDRLTRYAEFRAAAGEASGQEEVDRALAALRTPQPAALPKGLSAPTLAVVTRTLRASESGLTAAEAGAAVGISRITARRYLEHLVTSGRAERSPQYGQVGRPELQYRWLPSGAGTG; encoded by the coding sequence GTGACCGGGAGACCCGGGGCGGGCATCCGGGTGCTGGTCGTCGAGGACGACCCGGTCGCGGCGGACGCGCACGCGCTGTACGCGGGACGGGTGGCGGGCTTCACGGTGGTCGGAGTGGCCCACTCGCGGGCCGCCGCCGTGAGGCTGCTGGAACGCACGGCCGTCGACCTGATCCTGCTCGACCTGTACCTGCCCGACGGCCACGGCCTGCACCTGCTGCGGTCGCTGCGCGCCGCCGGCCACCACGCGGACGTCATCGCCGTCACCTCCGCCCGCGACCTGGCGGTCGTCCGCGAGGGCGTCTCGCTCGGCGTCGTCCAGTACGTGCTGAAGCCCTTCACCTTCGCGACCCTGCGCGACCGGCTCACCCGGTACGCCGAGTTCCGGGCGGCCGCCGGTGAGGCGTCCGGCCAGGAGGAGGTGGACCGGGCGCTCGCCGCGCTGCGCACCCCGCAGCCGGCCGCCCTCCCCAAGGGCCTGAGCGCCCCGACGCTGGCCGTGGTGACCCGCACCCTGCGTGCGTCGGAATCCGGCCTCACCGCCGCGGAGGCGGGGGCCGCGGTCGGCATCTCGCGGATCACCGCCCGCCGTTACCTGGAGCACCTGGTCACCTCGGGGCGGGCGGAGCGCAGTCCGCAGTACGGCCAGGTCGGGCGCCCGGAGCTCCAGTACCGCTGGCTGCCGTCCGGGGCCGGGACGGGGTAA
- a CDS encoding helix-turn-helix domain-containing protein, with amino-acid sequence MQPSPPSPPFNALAARRLREALGMAPAHVAYGLRAQYGLGVPPETVIAWERGVAAPDATELTALAGVLWCSPGELLAAATTLREHRMARAIAPGDLARRVGLDAKAYLRMEESGRWRGNERQTAALADALSLGPRELITATGRDEELADMLRSAATTRWQAYVKPAAKLLPMDRHHLEAVLQQLYADYQARMVATNSWGSDVTGDSGGEAGRQYLARIVDHFWELARL; translated from the coding sequence GTGCAGCCCTCTCCCCCGTCCCCACCGTTCAACGCCCTCGCCGCGCGCCGACTGCGTGAGGCGCTGGGTATGGCCCCCGCGCACGTCGCCTACGGCCTGCGCGCCCAGTACGGCCTCGGCGTACCGCCCGAAACGGTCATCGCCTGGGAGCGCGGCGTCGCCGCACCCGACGCCACGGAACTCACCGCCCTCGCCGGCGTCCTGTGGTGTTCCCCCGGCGAACTGCTCGCCGCGGCCACGACCCTGCGCGAGCACCGGATGGCGCGGGCCATCGCCCCCGGAGACCTCGCCCGCCGCGTGGGCCTCGACGCCAAGGCGTACCTGCGCATGGAGGAGTCGGGCCGCTGGCGCGGCAACGAACGCCAGACCGCCGCGCTCGCCGACGCGCTGTCCCTCGGCCCGCGCGAGCTGATCACCGCGACGGGGCGCGACGAGGAGCTGGCGGACATGCTGCGCAGCGCGGCGACGACCCGCTGGCAGGCGTACGTCAAGCCGGCGGCGAAGCTGCTGCCGATGGACCGCCACCACCTGGAGGCCGTGCTCCAGCAGCTGTACGCCGACTACCAGGCGCGGATGGTGGCGACCAACAGCTGGGGCTCCGACGTGACCGGCGACAGCGGGGGCGAGGCCGGCCGGCAGTACCTGGCGCGGATCGTGGACCACTTCTGGGAGCTGGCCCGGCTGTAG